GGAGATGTTTAGTATCTTAGTCTTTGCTTTATCGCCCTCAAGGTGCTTTTCCAGAGTTTTGTATATAGTCTTCCTGTGCTGGGGGATCTCCATGTCGATGAAATCTATAATTATTATCCCGCCGAGGTCGCGCAACTTCAACTGCCTGGGCACCTCCTCCGCCGCTTCGATATTAGTTTTGAACGCCGTGTCCTCGAGGTTGCGCTTTCCCACAAATTTTCCCGAGTTGACGTCGATGGCGACTAGCGATTCCGTTTGATCGAATATGAGGTATCCGCCGCTTTTCAGCTGCACGATCCTGTTGTATATCTTTTCTATCTGGCGCTCGATGTCGTGCTTCTCGAAAAGAGGTATCCTGTCCGTATGAAGCCTCAGCCTTGGCCTGAGATGCGGGGCAAGGATCTTCAGGAATCTCGATATCCTCTTAAATTCATCTCTTGAGTCTATATCCAGTTTCGACACATCATTGGTGAAGATGTCCCTGGCCACTCTCAGTATAATATCGTATTCCTGGTGTATAAGGCACGGTGGTTTGGCCTTTCTCGCCCTGGACTTTATATTGTGCCACAGGTTGGTGAGATACCTCATCTCCCTGAAAAAATCCTTCTGGCTGGCGCCCTGGGCCGCGGTCCTGACTATCACGCCCATATCCTTTGCTATCTTCAATTCCTCAAGTATCTTCCTTATCCTGTCCCGCTCTTCTCTCGATTCGATCCTCCTCGAAAGGCCTATATGGTTATCGAACGGCATGAGGACAAGGAACCTCCCCGGTATGCTGACATGAGTGGTAAGCCTGGGCCCCTTCGTGCCTATCGGTTCTTTCACTACCTGGACAAGCACATCATCGCCCTTCTTAAGCAGCTCGCCTATGGAAGGAAGCGGCTTTTTCGGCTCGCCCCTTTCATGGCTTTCCTCTATAGGCCCGCCATCAAGCAGTTTCTCGTAACCCAGGGGATCCGACACGACGTCGGTCACATACAAAAATCCGTTCTTCTC
This window of the Candidatus Omnitrophota bacterium genome carries:
- a CDS encoding Rne/Rng family ribonuclease — its product is MQKEIYINVTQHEKRVAVMENKRIEEFYIERPDSAKSLFGNIYKGKVESVLPGMGAAFVNIGLEKNGFLYVTDVVSDPLGYEKLLDGGPIEESHERGEPKKPLPSIGELLKKGDDVLVQVVKEPIGTKGPRLTTHVSIPGRFLVLMPFDNHIGLSRRIESREERDRIRKILEELKIAKDMGVIVRTAAQGASQKDFFREMRYLTNLWHNIKSRARKAKPPCLIHQEYDIILRVARDIFTNDVSKLDIDSRDEFKRISRFLKILAPHLRPRLRLHTDRIPLFEKHDIERQIEKIYNRIVQLKSGGYLIFDQTESLVAIDVNSGKFVGKRNLEDTAFKTNIEAAEEVPRQLKLRDLGGIIIIDFIDMEIPQHRKTIYKTLEKHLEGDKAKTKILNISSIGLIEMTRQRVRKSIESKSYQRCPYCSGRGIVKSISTVSIELLRKLERFLQDSRKREVFVSLHPEVAYNIAAPEKNMIRPLERRFRKTIRVIEDPNLHIEDIKIEEGKV